A genomic segment from Gossypium hirsutum isolate 1008001.06 chromosome D04, Gossypium_hirsutum_v2.1, whole genome shotgun sequence encodes:
- the LOC107899677 gene encoding DNA polymerase delta small subunit, whose protein sequence is MEVDSQEQLQRKQSTYLSLDENFEIQKEVYRGQQYSQIYFARLHMMRTLLYSLVPNWKSHLPVCTVLELKEGKECIIFGTLYKHMKLKPCILDEYSKERSVAPLIKPHNFMHQDDYLVLEDESGRVKLGGTKLSTSVYVTGVVVALHGKETSAGAFFVEDVLEAGLPPQIKRPLKSREDKYVVFVSGLSIGRSSSNPLQFQLLVDHITGHLGDEEEQGLAAEIVHLVIVGNSVEISRGLLNGQNLASKDQSRLCEPFKELDILLTQIAASLPLDIMPGSSDPANFALPQQPLNRCLFPGSTTYNTFRSCTNPHCFELDSIRFLGTSGQNIDDLTKYSEAKDKLDFLERTLRWRHLAPTAPNTLGCYPFTDRDPFLIDSCPDVYFVGNQEKYETCLLKGLEGQLVRLICIPRFCETGVAVVLNMRNLECHALTFGTQISS, encoded by the exons ATGGAAGTCGACTCGCAAGAACAACTGCAGAGAAAACAGTCCACTTACCTCTCTTTA GATGAGAATTTCGAGATTCAGAAGGAAGTTTACAGAGGCCAACAGTACAGTCAAATTTACTTTGCTCGTCTTCACATGATGAGAACTTTGCTTTACTCCCTCGTGCCCAACTGGAAATCCCATCTCCCCG TTTGTACAGTTTTAGAGCTCAAAGAAGGCAAAGAATGCATCATTTTTGGTACTCTTTACAAGCATATGAAACTCAAACCTTGCATTCTTGATGAATACTCTAAGGAG AGATCTGTTGCCCCTCTTATAAAACCTCATAATTTTATGCATCAAGATGACTACTTGGTTTTGGAAGATGAAAGCGGACGAGTGAAGCTTGGTGGTACTAAGCTTTCAACCTCAGTTTATGTAACAG GTGTTGTTGTTGCGTTGCATGGGAAGGAAACCAGTGCAGGAGCCTTCTTTGTTGAAGATGTTCTCGAAGCTGGCTTACCACCTCAGATTAAACGACCGCTAAAATCAA GAGAAGACAAGTATGTTGTTTTTGTCTCTGGGCTTAGCATCGGGAGGAGCTCCTCTAATCCCCTTCAGTTTCAGCTTCTTGTTGATCACATAACAGGGCATCTAGGAGATGAGGAG GAGCAAGGACTTGCAGCAGAGATAGTTCATCTTGTGATTGTTGGGAACTCTGTTGAAATTTCTCGTGGACTTCTTAATGGACAG AATTTAGCTTCAAAGGATCAGTCAAGGTTGTGTGAGCCATTTAAAGAGCTGGATATTCTGTTAACTCAG ATTGCTGCAAGTTTGCCATTGGATATCATGCCTGGATCTAGTGACCCTGCAAATTTTGCCTTACCTCAGCAG CCTTTGAACAGGTGCCTTTTCCCAGGGTCAACAACTTATAACACTTTTAGGTCCTGCACTAATCCTCATTGTTTTGAGCTTGATAGCATCAG ATTTCTTGGAACATCAGGTCAGAACATAGACGATCTCACTAAGTACTCGGAGGCGAAGGATAAACTTGACTTCTTGGAAAGGACTTTAAGATGGAGGCATCTGGCACCAACCGCACCGAATACTCTTG GTTGTTATCCTTTCACTGATCGGGATCCCTTCCTAATTGATAGCTGTCCTGATGTTTACTTTGTTGGTAACCAGGAAAAATATGAAACTTGCTTGTTAAAAG GGTTGGAAGGGCAATTGGTAAGACTTATTTGCATTCCTAGATTCTGTGAAACTGGAGTTGCTGTTGTG CTCAACATGAGAAATCTAGAATGCCATGCACTAACTTTTGGGACACAAATCAGCTCATAA